GTGGCGGAATGACCATCGACCACGGCGCTTTCGGCGCCTGCGCGTCGGCGTGGAAGTACTTCTTTTCGAGCCAGTGGTCGTACCAGCGCTTCTCGAGGGCGCTGGGATCGTAGGCTTTGTCCAGGGTGTCGGGCGTGTTGGCCATGGTCGCGTGTCTACCTAGCAGAGGTCAAAGAGAGCGGCGCAGTTTAATCAAAGGGCGCACGCAGGGAAACCGCGCTTGCTGCGAGCGCCTGTCTTTAGCCCTTGGGCACGAGGGGGCGACGCCCCGCTCAGCTCTTGCGGCTCGCCACCAGCCGTTCGATCTGCTCCCGGATCAGGATCTCGGCCAGCTCGGGAACGACCTCCCACACCACCTCTTCGATGACCTCGCGCGACAGCTTTGCGAGCGCCTCGTATTCGGGCCCGCGCGCGGCGATCTCGGCGAGCTTTTGGTTCAGTTTTTGTTGAACCTTCGGCTCGCCAGGCAGGGCCCGGCCGGCCGGCGCCGGGACTGACACTACCGGCGCCGGGACCACCTCGGGCGCCGGGACTGACACCGCGGGCGGTACCAAAGGTGTGCGCACGTCGATGACCGGTTGCACCGGGGCGGGACCCTGCGGGGAGGTCGGCACGGGAGGCAGGTCGTCAAAGAGCGCCCGGCCGAGCTCTTCGGACGTCGGCAACGCGCGGGCCGTGGGGCGCTCCGAGGCAGGGGGCGCCGTCATGCCCGGCATGCCCATGATCGTGCGCCCGAAGTCCACCGGAGCGGCGGGGGGCGCTGCGGCCACCCGGAGCGGCACGGATTCAGCGCCTCCGCGCGGCGGCATGACCCCTGGAATCAAGGAGGGGCGCGGGGGCGACTTCGCAACCACGGGTCCCGGCGTGACCGGCGCGGCGGCGCCCGGGGGCGCCAAGGCAGGCCGGAGCGCCGAAGCCGAGGGAGGAGCTGCCACGGAAGACACCACCGACGCAGGCGGCGCGAGTGACGGGCGCGCCAAAGGCGACGGCACCGGGCGGGCAGCGGGAGCTGAGGCGGGGAAAGCACGCGCCTGGGGCGGGGCCGACCGCGGGCCCCCACCCCCACCTGGCGGAGGCGGCAAGGGGCGCGACAGGGGCGGGGCTATGGGGCGAGGCGGCGGCGCCTCTTTGCGTTCGGCCCCTCCGGCCGCCGTGGGTTCGATGGAAAATTCGCCGTAGGACTCCTCGTCCTCGAAGGTCACGGCATCCACCTGCACCCGCGACGTATCCTCGGCCACCACGGCCTGAGGCGTTCCCAGCGCCGCAGCCGGAACGGGCGCGGTGACCGGTGCGGCGTCCGCGCTCAGCGCCGCGGCCACGGCCTCGAGCAGTTTTTGGCTCTCGAAGGGCTTGAGTAGGTGACCGTCAGCCCGCACTTCCGCACCCTTCGTCGCGTCGTACGGGGCCTGATTCGAGGCCAGAATGTAAACGGGAAGGTTGGCGAGCAACGCGTCGGCCTTCAATGCCCCGCACAGTTCGTACCCCGAGCGCCCACCCAGGTTGGCGTCGGCAATGACCAGGTCGGGCCTCTGCTGGCGCGCGGCGGACAGGGCCTGCTCGAAGCTCCGGGCCGGGATCAACGTGACGTCCTCGACCGCGTAGACCATCGCGAAGGCTCGCTGAATCGTCACGCTGTCGTCGGCGACAAGTATACGCTTACCCATGTATCTCCCGAATGCGGCGCAGGACGGCCAACTTCGGCCCCCCTTTATGCTTCCCCCGGATATCACGGAGGCGAGAGGGGGTCAATTCTGGGCGGCGTTGGGACCGACAGAACGACACGCCCTCGCCGCAGAGGCGCGAACGAAAATTCATGCGAGTCTGCTAGAGTCGCACCCGAGGTTGCCGCCCTTCCATGAGCTCGCCGTCCGGTTCCCCCTCCTCCCCCTCCCCGCGCCCTACGCTCTCGTTGGTCCTTCCCATCTACAACGAGGAGGCGGTCATCCCCGAACTCGACCGAAGGCTGCGGGCCTTCTTCGACGGCCTTCCCGAACTTGCGGGAAGCTGGGAGGTGGTCTTCGTGAACGACGGCTCGGCCGACGCCAGTGCCGACCTTCTCGGTGACCTCGCGCGCAACGAGCGCCGCTATCGCGTCCTACATTTCGCTCGAAACTTCGGTCATCAGGCGGCCATCACCGCCGGGCTGGACCGCGCAGAAGGCGATGCGGTCGTCGTGATGGACGCCGATTTGCAAGACCCCCCTGAGGTCGTGCGCGACATGTTGGCCAGGTGGCGCGAAGGGTTCGACGTGGTCTACGGGGTGCGCAGCAAGCGGCACGGGGAAACTCTCTTCAAAAGAGCCACGGCTCATCTCTTTTACCGCCTCATGGCGATGGGGCTCGGCGTGAAGATTCCGGCGGACGCAGGGGACTTTCGTCTGATGAGCCGCCCGGTCGTGCTCACCCTCCGAAGCCTCCGGGAACGACACAGATTCATGCGAGGACTTGTAGCCTGGGTCGGATTTAGGCAAACGGCGGTCTATTACGAACGCCCCGAACGCTTCGCAGGCGAGACGAAGTACCCGTTACGAAAGATGCTTCGCTTCGCCCTTGACGGCGTAACCTCGTTCTCGACCACGCCCTTGCGTATCGCAACCTGGCTCGGGGCTATTTCGGGAGCGGCGGCGGTGGGTATCGGGGTTTGGGCGCTGTACATAAAGCTTTTCACTGACAAGACTGTCCAGGGGTGGACAACGCTCACGCTGCTATTGGCGTTGACGGCTTCGGCTCAGATGCT
The DNA window shown above is from Myxococcales bacterium and carries:
- a CDS encoding response regulator, with the translated sequence MGKRILVADDSVTIQRAFAMVYAVEDVTLIPARSFEQALSAARQQRPDLVIADANLGGRSGYELCGALKADALLANLPVYILASNQAPYDATKGAEVRADGHLLKPFESQKLLEAVAAALSADAAPVTAPVPAAALGTPQAVVAEDTSRVQVDAVTFEDEESYGEFSIEPTAAGGAERKEAPPPRPIAPPLSRPLPPPPGGGGGPRSAPPQARAFPASAPAARPVPSPLARPSLAPPASVVSSVAAPPSASALRPALAPPGAAAPVTPGPVVAKSPPRPSLIPGVMPPRGGAESVPLRVAAAPPAAPVDFGRTIMGMPGMTAPPASERPTARALPTSEELGRALFDDLPPVPTSPQGPAPVQPVIDVRTPLVPPAVSVPAPEVVPAPVVSVPAPAGRALPGEPKVQQKLNQKLAEIAARGPEYEALAKLSREVIEEVVWEVVPELAEILIREQIERLVASRKS
- a CDS encoding glycosyltransferase family 2 protein, whose protein sequence is MSSPSGSPSSPSPRPTLSLVLPIYNEEAVIPELDRRLRAFFDGLPELAGSWEVVFVNDGSADASADLLGDLARNERRYRVLHFARNFGHQAAITAGLDRAEGDAVVVMDADLQDPPEVVRDMLARWREGFDVVYGVRSKRHGETLFKRATAHLFYRLMAMGLGVKIPADAGDFRLMSRPVVLTLRSLRERHRFMRGLVAWVGFRQTAVYYERPERFAGETKYPLRKMLRFALDGVTSFSTTPLRIATWLGAISGAAAVGIGVWALYIKLFTDKTVQGWTTLTLLLALTASAQMLVIGLLGEYVGRIYEEIKNRPLYIVARETGVDSDSAERR